A stretch of Lactuca sativa cultivar Salinas chromosome 6, Lsat_Salinas_v11, whole genome shotgun sequence DNA encodes these proteins:
- the LOC128126836 gene encoding E-beta-caryophyllene synthase-like, with the protein MVLFEELEIFTEAVQRWSTRCLDVLPNYMKPIYQGLIDVYKEMEEIMANEGNVYRVNYSKEFMKEFIKSYMTEAKWVNEGYIPTMEENMSYRFTSCGYSMLTATSFVGIGDIVSNESFKWVLTDPPIVKAACVIFRLKNDIASHKQEQERKHVASLVESYMKQYDATEEYIHDLLYKRVEDAWKDISLEALICKDVPMPLLTRVINLARVVDVLYENKYHFTNVGEELIEIIKSLFVHDMSM; encoded by the exons ATGGTACTTTTTGAAGAGCTTGAAATATTTACTGAAGCAGTTCAAAG GTGGTCGACTAGATGCTTAGATGTGCTTCCAAACTACATGAAACCAATATACCAAGGACTTATAGATGTTTACAAAGAAATGGAAGAAATCATGGCAAATGAGGGGAATGTATATCGTGTCAACTATTCCAAAGAGTTT ATGAAAGAGTTTATTAAAAGCTACATGACAGAAGCAAAATGGGTTAACGAGGGTTACATACCAACCATGGAGGAGAACATGTCATATAGATTCACAAGTTGTGGCTATAGCATGCTTACCGCAACATCTTTTGTTGGCATAGGGGATATTGTCTCTAACGAGTCGTTCAAATGGGTTCTCACGGATCCTCCTATTGTCAAAGCTGCATGTGTAATTTTTAGACTAAAAAATGACATTGCCTCTCACAAG CAAGAGCAAGAAAGAAAACATGTCGCATCTCTTGTTGAAAGTTACATGAAGCAATATGATGCCACGGAAGAGTATATCCACGACTTATTGTATAAGCGAGTCGAAGATGCATGGAAAGATATATCCCTTGAGGCCCTCATATGTAAAGATGTTCCAATGCCTCTACTGACGCGTGTAATCAACTTAGCACGGGTGGTAGATGTATTATACGAAAATAAATACCATTTCACAAATGTGGGAGAAGAACTGATAGAAATTATCAAATCTCTATTTGTTCATGATATGAGTATGTAA